The proteins below come from a single Desulfovibrio sp. genomic window:
- the fliJ gene encoding flagellar export protein FliJ — translation MPFRFKLQKILDYREQLEEEAKVDLANKQRILEEARALFERLKAELRQTEDRLFESALVPQAERWLLEQYVKGLRGDVANAALQARMHEQLVDEARKLLAARAIERKLLEKLKERQNQQYLREEQLKEQRVNDETATLRYKAPAL, via the coding sequence GTGCCTTTTCGTTTCAAATTGCAGAAAATACTCGACTACCGGGAACAGCTTGAAGAAGAAGCCAAGGTTGATCTGGCCAACAAGCAAAGGATTCTGGAAGAAGCGCGCGCACTTTTTGAACGCCTGAAGGCTGAGCTGCGCCAAACCGAAGACCGCTTGTTTGAATCAGCCCTTGTGCCGCAGGCGGAACGCTGGCTGCTGGAACAATATGTAAAAGGATTGCGCGGCGATGTTGCCAATGCGGCCTTACAGGCCCGCATGCACGAGCAGCTTGTTGACGAAGCCCGCAAACTGCTGGCCGCGCGCGCCATTGAAAGAAAACTGCTGGAAAAGCTCAAGGAGCGCCAAAACCAGCAGTATCTTCGTGAGGAACAACTGAAGGAGCAACGCGTCAATGACGAAACAGCCACACTCCGCTACAAAGCTCCGGCTCTCTAA
- a CDS encoding 3-deoxy-manno-octulosonate cytidylyltransferase, whose protein sequence is MNIIAIIPARMGSSRYPGKPLALIHNVPMVGHVAFRTAMSKCLSATYVATCDEIIENYCKDAGLKSVMTGDHHVRCSTRTAEALLKIEAATGQKADIVVMVQGDEPMVRPEMIDAAVAPMLADPSINVVNLMADMDTLEEFEDPNEVKVVVDHCNNALYFSREPIPSRKKGSDKVPMRKQVCIIPFRRDYLLHFNEMPESPLEIYESVDMMRILEHGEKVHMVPTDCRSWSVDTPEDLARVARLMEGDDLMKEYRK, encoded by the coding sequence ATGAACATCATTGCCATCATTCCCGCGCGTATGGGTTCCAGCCGTTACCCCGGCAAACCGCTCGCCCTTATCCACAACGTTCCCATGGTGGGGCATGTGGCCTTTCGCACGGCCATGAGCAAGTGCCTTTCCGCCACCTATGTGGCCACCTGCGACGAGATCATTGAAAATTACTGCAAGGACGCCGGGCTCAAGAGCGTCATGACGGGCGACCATCACGTGCGCTGCTCCACGCGCACCGCAGAAGCCCTGCTGAAGATCGAAGCCGCCACCGGTCAGAAGGCCGACATCGTGGTCATGGTGCAGGGCGATGAACCCATGGTGCGCCCCGAAATGATCGATGCCGCCGTGGCCCCCATGCTGGCTGACCCTTCCATCAACGTGGTCAACCTCATGGCCGATATGGATACCCTTGAGGAATTTGAAGATCCCAACGAAGTCAAGGTCGTTGTGGACCACTGCAACAATGCGCTCTATTTCTCGCGTGAGCCCATTCCTTCGCGCAAAAAGGGTTCGGACAAGGTGCCCATGCGCAAGCAGGTCTGCATCATTCCCTTCCGCCGCGACTATCTGCTGCACTTCAACGAAATGCCCGAAAGCCCCCTGGAAATTTATGAATCCGTGGACATGATGCGCATTCTCGAGCACGGCGAAAAGGTGCACATGGTGCCCACCGACTGCCGCTCGTGGAGCGTGGACACCCCTGAAGATCTGGCCCGCGTGGCCCGCCTTATGGAAGGCGACGATCTTATGAAGGAATACCGCAAGTAA
- a CDS encoding aldolase/citrate lyase family protein yields the protein MTVHEIRARLAADKATVGTWLQLPSPDVAELMARAGYDWVAVDMEHGSFGRTGLPDVFRAIECGGAAPFARLGEASKTQIKAALEAGAQGLIFPMIESRAQLDRAIDLSVYPGQDTWRAAGETAPEYRGVGYCRANVFGKNFDEYRASRAPEIFLVAQIEHIRAVENLEAILAHPRLDAIMVGPYDLSGSMGLTGQFDHPDFKAAMARIAQGCAKAGARMGLHIVQPDPAELARQIAAGSRFIAYGIDSVFLWRAAERPNSGE from the coding sequence ATGACTGTACATGAAATTCGCGCTCGGCTGGCGGCAGACAAGGCCACAGTTGGCACATGGCTGCAATTGCCCTCGCCTGACGTGGCCGAGCTTATGGCCCGCGCCGGTTATGACTGGGTTGCTGTTGATATGGAACACGGCTCTTTTGGCCGCACCGGGCTGCCGGATGTTTTTCGCGCCATCGAATGCGGCGGCGCGGCTCCTTTCGCGCGTCTTGGTGAAGCCAGTAAAACCCAGATCAAGGCCGCGCTGGAAGCCGGGGCTCAGGGGCTGATCTTCCCCATGATTGAAAGCCGCGCGCAGCTTGACCGGGCCATTGATCTTTCAGTGTACCCGGGGCAGGACACCTGGCGGGCTGCGGGTGAAACCGCGCCCGAATACCGCGGCGTGGGATACTGCCGGGCCAACGTGTTTGGCAAAAATTTTGACGAGTACCGCGCCAGCCGCGCGCCCGAGATATTTTTGGTGGCCCAGATCGAGCACATCCGCGCTGTGGAAAATCTGGAGGCCATTCTGGCGCATCCCCGTCTGGACGCCATCATGGTCGGCCCTTACGACCTCTCCGGCTCCATGGGGCTTACGGGCCAGTTTGACCACCCGGACTTCAAAGCTGCGATGGCGCGGATTGCCCAAGGTTGCGCCAAGGCAGGCGCCCGCATGGGCCTGCACATTGTGCAGCCTGACCCTGCGGAGCTTGCGCGGCAGATTGCCGCAGGCAGCCGCTTTATCGCTTATGGTATTGATTCGGTCTTTTTGTGGCGGGCGGCTGAACGCCCCAATTCGGGAGAATAA
- a CDS encoding NAD(P)-dependent oxidoreductase — protein sequence MNITVFGGSGFLGSHICDKLSEAGHAVTIVDLHPSPFLRPDQTMLAGNILDEETVNRAVAGADMVFNYAGIADIGEANNRPVDTARINVLGNVMVLEACRKAGVKRYVFASSLYVYGKSGGFYRCSKQACELYIENYQAMHNLPYTILRYGSLYGPRSDRRNAINRFVYEALANGTITYYGAPTALREYVHVDDASAATLAVLDPEFENQNIIISGNQPMRVGDLFKMIGEMLGKELTINYQNDPNSGHYQVTPYAFMPKVGRKLVPPLTVDLGQGILRVMEEEHKELHPELASEGGYLVSTDD from the coding sequence GTGAATATTACCGTCTTTGGCGGGTCCGGCTTTCTGGGCTCGCATATCTGCGACAAGCTTTCTGAAGCCGGGCATGCGGTCACCATTGTTGACCTGCATCCCTCGCCCTTTTTGCGGCCCGACCAGACCATGCTTGCAGGCAATATTCTGGATGAAGAAACCGTCAACCGCGCCGTAGCCGGTGCGGATATGGTCTTCAACTACGCTGGCATTGCCGACATCGGCGAGGCCAATAACCGCCCGGTGGATACTGCGCGCATCAACGTGCTGGGCAACGTCATGGTGCTTGAGGCCTGCCGCAAGGCTGGCGTAAAGCGCTATGTTTTTGCCAGTTCCCTGTACGTGTACGGCAAGTCCGGCGGTTTTTACCGTTGCAGCAAACAGGCCTGCGAACTGTATATCGAAAACTATCAGGCCATGCACAACCTGCCGTACACCATCCTGCGTTACGGCTCGCTGTACGGCCCGCGTTCCGATCGCCGCAACGCCATCAACAGGTTTGTTTACGAGGCGCTTGCCAACGGCACCATCACCTACTACGGAGCGCCCACGGCCCTGCGCGAATACGTGCACGTGGACGATGCCTCGGCAGCCACCCTGGCCGTGCTTGATCCCGAGTTTGAAAACCAGAACATCATCATTTCGGGCAACCAGCCCATGCGCGTGGGCGATCTGTTCAAGATGATCGGTGAAATGCTCGGCAAGGAACTGACCATCAATTATCAAAATGATCCCAACAGCGGGCATTATCAGGTCACACCGTATGCATTTATGCCCAAGGTGGGCCGCAAGCTGGTGCCGCCGCTGACCGTTGATTTGGGGCAGGGCATCCTGCGCGTGATGGAAGAGGAACACAAGGAGCTGCACCCCGAGCTGGCGTCTGAGGGCGGGTACCTCGTATCCACTGACGACTAG
- the truA gene encoding tRNA pseudouridine(38-40) synthase TruA — MRLKLLIAYVGTGYSGWQIQEKPNPPPTIQGEMEKALRTITGQNIRAHGSGRTDSGVHAHGQVVHCDVPDARASMDWRRSLNAVLPRDIRVLEARQAAPDFHARKDALRKTYAYQFWLEQTFMPPQLTPFVWKCGPLNVEFMRAALPHLMGLHDFASLRNVGTDVESTERTVLEAELHAMPPCEFYPSHAPMLRFIVTADGFLKQMVRNMAGLLAACGQGKVQPKDIPALLATRDRKDVPSVTAPPQGLALVNVVYPET, encoded by the coding sequence ATGCGCCTCAAACTTTTGATCGCCTATGTGGGCACCGGATACAGCGGCTGGCAGATACAGGAAAAGCCGAACCCGCCGCCCACAATCCAGGGCGAGATGGAAAAAGCCCTGCGCACCATCACAGGGCAGAACATACGCGCCCACGGCTCGGGCCGCACTGATTCCGGCGTGCATGCCCACGGGCAGGTTGTGCACTGCGATGTGCCCGATGCGCGCGCCAGCATGGATTGGCGGCGTAGCCTCAATGCCGTGCTGCCCCGCGATATTCGTGTACTGGAGGCCAGGCAGGCAGCCCCGGACTTTCACGCCCGCAAGGATGCCCTGCGCAAAACCTACGCCTATCAGTTCTGGCTGGAACAGACCTTTATGCCGCCGCAGCTGACGCCCTTTGTGTGGAAATGTGGCCCCCTGAACGTGGAGTTCATGCGTGCCGCCCTGCCCCACCTGATGGGCCTGCACGACTTTGCCTCGCTGCGCAATGTGGGCACGGATGTGGAAAGCACAGAACGCACGGTGCTGGAAGCCGAGTTGCACGCAATGCCCCCCTGCGAATTTTATCCGTCGCATGCTCCCATGTTGCGCTTTATTGTGACTGCCGATGGCTTTCTCAAGCAGATGGTGCGCAATATGGCTGGTCTGCTGGCTGCCTGCGGCCAGGGCAAGGTGCAGCCAAAGGATATCCCCGCCCTGCTTGCCACACGCGACCGCAAGGATGTGCCCTCCGTTACCGCGCCGCCGCAAGGGCTGGCGCTGGTGAACGTGGTGTACCCCGAGACCTGA
- the thiD gene encoding bifunctional hydroxymethylpyrimidine kinase/phosphomethylpyrimidine kinase encodes MHTPANILTIAGSDSGGGAGIQADLKTIMALGGYGMSVITALTAQNGLGVTGIHAPDADFVRLQLRTVLEGFSVKAAKTGMLFSAPIIRAVADELRNRDFPLVVDPVSVSQSGSRLLQEDAVTALVEEMLPGCDLLTPNRPEAEMLTGMSINSLEDAETAGQKLLAMGARAVLIKGGHMESSIVVTDCLCVPGEQPKHMPQAKVETENNHGTGCTLSAAIATGLGRGLPLQVAVTRAQEFLNLALRKSYAPGKGCGPVNHAADLNIK; translated from the coding sequence ATGCATACCCCTGCCAACATCCTCACCATTGCCGGTTCCGATTCCGGCGGCGGCGCGGGCATTCAGGCCGACCTGAAAACAATCATGGCGCTCGGCGGTTACGGCATGAGCGTTATCACCGCCCTGACCGCGCAGAACGGATTGGGCGTTACGGGCATTCATGCGCCAGATGCCGATTTTGTGCGCTTGCAGCTGCGCACGGTGCTTGAGGGCTTTTCCGTCAAGGCTGCCAAAACGGGCATGCTTTTTTCTGCCCCCATCATCCGCGCCGTTGCGGACGAATTGCGCAACCGAGACTTTCCCCTTGTGGTTGACCCTGTCTCTGTGAGCCAGAGCGGCAGCCGCCTGTTGCAGGAGGACGCCGTAACAGCTCTGGTGGAAGAAATGCTCCCCGGCTGCGACCTGCTGACCCCCAACCGCCCCGAGGCGGAAATGCTCACTGGCATGAGCATCAACAGCCTTGAAGACGCGGAGACCGCAGGCCAGAAGCTGCTTGCCATGGGTGCGCGCGCAGTGCTCATCAAGGGCGGGCACATGGAGAGCTCCATCGTTGTTACAGACTGCCTGTGCGTGCCCGGCGAACAGCCCAAGCACATGCCCCAGGCCAAGGTGGAGACGGAAAACAACCACGGCACGGGCTGCACTCTTTCTGCCGCCATCGCCACAGGGCTTGGGCGCGGTTTGCCCCTCCAGGTTGCTGTAACCCGGGCGCAGGAATTTCTGAATCTTGCCCTGCGCAAAAGCTACGCCCCCGGCAAGGGCTGCGGCCCTGTAAATCACGCCGCAGATTTAAACATCAAATAG
- a CDS encoding HAD family hydrolase — translation MSLQCLVFDCDGVILDSVPVKTRAFGRLMEPFGPEARDRFLMYHKVHGGVSRYKKFEWFYEDVLGKTITPEESEALGNRFAEYVLDELRRCELIPGIQETLDSWRGKLPMFVCSGAPHEEVLAVLRERKLDGYFDAIHGSPPAKAVLLAQIVNRQKLDPADVLMVGDAPTDRDAAETVGTLFYGVGPELKGGSFPWGDDLTGLNTWIAARA, via the coding sequence ATGTCACTGCAATGCCTTGTTTTTGACTGCGATGGCGTCATTCTTGACAGCGTGCCCGTGAAAACACGGGCCTTTGGCCGTCTGATGGAACCGTTTGGCCCCGAGGCGCGCGACCGCTTTTTGATGTACCACAAGGTGCACGGCGGCGTGAGCCGTTACAAGAAGTTTGAGTGGTTTTATGAAGATGTGCTGGGCAAGACCATAACCCCTGAGGAATCAGAGGCGCTTGGCAACCGCTTTGCCGAATATGTGCTGGACGAACTGCGCCGTTGCGAGCTGATACCCGGCATTCAGGAAACGCTTGATTCCTGGCGCGGCAAGCTGCCCATGTTTGTCTGCTCCGGCGCGCCGCACGAAGAAGTGCTGGCCGTGCTGCGCGAGCGCAAGCTGGATGGCTACTTTGACGCCATCCACGGCTCCCCGCCAGCCAAGGCAGTGCTGCTGGCGCAGATTGTGAACAGGCAGAAGCTTGACCCCGCCGATGTGCTCATGGTGGGCGACGCCCCCACAGACAGGGACGCAGCCGAAACCGTGGGTACGCTGTTTTACGGCGTGGGGCCAGAACTCAAGGGCGGCTCGTTCCCCTGGGGCGACGACCTCACGGGCCTGAACACCTGGATAGCTGCCCGCGCCTAG
- a CDS encoding methyl-accepting chemotaxis protein: protein MTKQLGEDPGYLHHVASEIAAGQLDLAFKPYAGDGGVYGVLIKMVGNLKAKIAEADSKSQQAEQQAKAAQEATALAEEATRRAERAKAEGMLQAAQQLEGIVQIVSSASEALSEQIAQSSRGADEQSGRVRETATAMEEMNATVLEVAKNAQQAADVSHQTREQAVEGSQILDDAVKGIESVHTQSIAIKEDMDALGKQAESIGQIMGVIADIADQTNLLALNAAIEAARAGDAGRGFAVVADEVRKLAEKTMSATQEVGQAITGIQAGTRKNIQNVEQVAVTIENATNMSVRSGESLKKILEFVHLVNDQVQSIATASEQQSAASEEINQSVEQVATISAQTAQAMEQASGAVADLTQQAQSLQRVIEKMKNQS from the coding sequence GTGACGAAGCAGCTTGGCGAGGATCCCGGTTATTTGCATCACGTGGCATCGGAAATAGCCGCTGGGCAGCTTGATCTGGCATTCAAACCGTATGCCGGCGATGGCGGCGTTTACGGTGTGCTCATAAAGATGGTGGGCAATCTTAAAGCCAAGATCGCGGAGGCTGACAGCAAGTCGCAGCAGGCCGAGCAGCAGGCTAAAGCCGCGCAGGAAGCAACCGCTCTCGCCGAAGAGGCAACCCGCCGGGCAGAACGGGCCAAGGCGGAAGGCATGCTCCAGGCGGCGCAGCAGCTTGAAGGGATTGTGCAGATCGTGTCGTCCGCGTCAGAAGCGCTTTCTGAACAGATTGCGCAGTCCAGCCGTGGGGCTGACGAGCAGTCGGGCCGGGTGCGTGAAACCGCGACGGCCATGGAAGAAATGAACGCCACCGTGCTGGAAGTTGCCAAAAACGCCCAGCAGGCTGCGGATGTTTCACATCAGACCAGGGAACAGGCCGTGGAAGGCTCGCAGATACTCGACGATGCCGTTAAGGGCATTGAATCCGTCCACACGCAGTCTATTGCCATCAAGGAAGATATGGATGCTCTGGGCAAACAGGCGGAGAGCATCGGCCAGATTATGGGGGTTATTGCCGACATTGCCGACCAGACCAACCTGCTGGCGCTGAACGCCGCCATTGAGGCCGCTCGCGCGGGCGATGCTGGCAGAGGTTTTGCCGTCGTTGCGGATGAAGTGCGCAAACTGGCGGAAAAAACCATGTCCGCCACGCAAGAAGTGGGGCAGGCCATTACGGGCATCCAGGCTGGCACCCGCAAGAATATCCAGAATGTCGAGCAGGTTGCTGTTACTATTGAAAATGCAACCAACATGTCGGTACGTTCCGGTGAGTCGCTCAAAAAAATTCTTGAGTTCGTCCATCTGGTCAATGATCAGGTTCAGTCCATTGCCACCGCCAGCGAGCAGCAGTCCGCTGCCAGTGAGGAGATCAATCAGTCTGTTGAGCAGGTGGCGACAATTTCTGCCCAAACCGCTCAAGCTATGGAGCAGGCTTCCGGTGCGGTTGCAGACCTGACGCAACAGGCTCAGTCGCTCCAGCGGGTTATAGAAAAAATGAAAAATCAGTCTTAG
- a CDS encoding acyltransferase produces the protein MAGELNSAPAQGDKAADGSTSASAVGAQAHGAAAETLVSAEQSDHAEAQPEAQSGAKAEHKAAQLKPHAGPGLFSRVSAALEELWLAAFAWIPTPLGIALRLFAWRWLFKSCGSARFGTGLSLAGCRNMQIGNGVRMGRGCFVTASDGELVLHDCVALSPNVHVGADAGRIEIGAQTAVGPGTVIRAANHCIARQDVPIMHQGHVPGQIIIEEDVWIGANCVITPDVRIGRGAVVGAGAVVTRNVAPFSIVGGVPAKLIGMRGQGGQKHWD, from the coding sequence ATGGCGGGCGAGCTTAATTCCGCCCCCGCACAAGGGGACAAGGCCGCTGACGGTTCAACAAGCGCAAGCGCCGTGGGGGCACAAGCCCACGGCGCTGCCGCCGAAACTTTGGTATCGGCAGAACAGTCTGACCATGCCGAAGCTCAGCCCGAAGCGCAGTCAGGAGCCAAGGCCGAACATAAGGCAGCACAGCTAAAGCCGCATGCAGGGCCCGGGCTGTTCAGCCGCGTGTCTGCGGCGCTTGAAGAACTGTGGCTGGCCGCCTTTGCCTGGATCCCCACGCCGTTGGGTATTGCCTTGCGCCTGTTTGCCTGGCGGTGGCTTTTTAAAAGCTGTGGCTCGGCGCGTTTTGGCACGGGCCTGAGCCTGGCGGGCTGCCGCAATATGCAGATTGGCAACGGCGTGCGCATGGGGCGCGGCTGTTTTGTTACCGCCTCTGACGGCGAACTGGTGCTGCACGACTGCGTGGCTCTCTCGCCCAATGTGCATGTGGGGGCAGATGCGGGCCGCATAGAAATCGGCGCGCAAACCGCCGTGGGGCCGGGCACGGTTATCCGCGCGGCCAACCACTGCATTGCGCGTCAGGATGTGCCGATCATGCACCAGGGGCATGTCCCCGGTCAGATTATTATTGAAGAAGACGTGTGGATCGGCGCCAACTGCGTCATTACGCCAGATGTGCGCATTGGCCGCGGAGCTGTGGTGGGCGCTGGCGCGGTGGTCACGCGCAATGTGGCCCCCTTCAGCATCGTGGGCGGTGTTCCGGCCAAGCTTATCGGCATGCGCGGGCAGGGCGGTCAGAAGCACTGGGATTAA
- a CDS encoding bifunctional adenosylcobinamide kinase/adenosylcobinamide-phosphate guanylyltransferase, with translation MGAAVLFVGGTRSGKSGLAQRWAEAQAPQRLYLATGRADDEEMAARIARHKQERGQGWHCLEEPLDPAGALASLMSAAQPDGKGPGVVLFDCVSLWVANLMAADMTERDILDRVEALAASIEDYPLPLALVSVEAGLGMVAMSSLGRRFQDTLGLANQALARVCGTVLFVSCGLPLVLKGQLPEEIC, from the coding sequence ATGGGCGCAGCAGTTCTTTTTGTTGGCGGCACACGCAGCGGCAAAAGCGGTCTGGCACAGCGCTGGGCCGAGGCGCAAGCCCCGCAGCGGCTATATCTGGCCACGGGCCGCGCGGACGATGAAGAAATGGCGGCGCGTATTGCCCGGCACAAGCAGGAACGCGGTCAGGGCTGGCATTGCCTTGAAGAGCCGCTTGACCCGGCTGGCGCTCTGGCATCGCTGATGTCTGCGGCGCAGCCCGACGGCAAGGGGCCGGGGGTTGTGCTGTTTGACTGCGTGAGCCTGTGGGTAGCCAATCTTATGGCTGCGGACATGACGGAAAGGGATATTCTTGACCGCGTGGAGGCTCTGGCCGCCAGCATTGAGGACTATCCCCTGCCGCTGGCGCTGGTGAGCGTGGAGGCTGGCCTTGGCATGGTTGCCATGTCGAGCCTCGGACGTCGTTTTCAGGATACGCTGGGCCTTGCCAATCAGGCGCTGGCCCGCGTGTGCGGCACGGTACTTTTTGTAAGCTGCGGTCTGCCCCTTGTGCTCAAGGGCCAGTTGCCGGAGGAAATATGCTGA